The following are from one region of the Nicotiana tabacum cultivar K326 chromosome 3, ASM71507v2, whole genome shotgun sequence genome:
- the LOC107826372 gene encoding uncharacterized protein LOC107826372, translating into MSKIPIMLKSNGNWDNYGRFRNFEVDVIVVDDNTSYGILSSTIAEQLSIDTSDKIIEIKYIVNENCPPMEIRNDMGVRVYMETKKENKNLGSSGSLNLLEFPSSPAIEEYQSEIITESTQTYIEEGQVYQDKQTVAAAMKNYSVMHKFQFRVKRSSHRSYWLICVAESCKWHFKAMSINDSAMFKIRSFSRQHTCCLMDETFIQRKRTAAVLGSMVVPKYCDPKTVYTPKDIQTDMLSEHGLNLSYMQAWRAKEKALQFLRGNPCDSYNKLPKYFYILEKNYPCSVVKLKKAADDCFLYAFVALCTSINGWQHCRPVVVVDGTFLKSAYRGIMLTTSTMDAAGTIFPLAYAVVDSENDASWKWFFEQFKEAYGETPSMCVISDRHESILKVTSVVYPGMTHYSCMWHIWTNIRSKFKKGHLQLHELYFATARSYTLDEFNERMLKIEEVDLRVKSYLYDIGYHRWSRVHATVNRTFTMTSNIAESLNAVTKDARELPIFDIFEYMRTLLERWTKEKLSKAKGTFTYLGHKYNKELEDNSTLSQKLRVRASTDHIHTVLDGVKRYIVCLENKKCSCGQFQLDELPCVHALAALRHRNETYENYCSPYYTRKSLLLTYEMPVNPLPDEGKWDVPQHILDEVVKPPAGDKRQPGRPHKERYKTFDEIKSKKYKVSCGNCGGEGHNKRTCKNAPKKK; encoded by the exons ATGTCAAAAATCCCAATAATGCTGAAATCGAATGGTAATTGGGATAACTATGGCAgatttagaaattttgaagttgATGTCATTGTGGTAGATGATAATACAAGTTACGGAATTCTCAGTTCTACAATTGCAGAACAATTATCGATTGATACATCGgataaaattatagaaatcaaatacattgtgaACGAGAATTGTCCTCCAATGGAGATTAGGAATGATATGGGGGTTCGTGTGTACATGGAAACCAAAAAGGAGAATAAAAACTTAG GTTCGTCTGGATCCCTAAACTTACTTGAATTTCCATCCTCACCAGCTATAGAGGAAtatcaaagtgaaataataactgaaTCTACGCAAACATATATTGAAGAAGGACAAGTTTATCAGGACAAGCAAACAGTAGCTGCTGCAATGAAGAATTATTCAGTGATGCACAAGTTCCAGTTCAGAGTAAAAAGATCTAGTCATAGAAG CTACTGGCTTATATGTGTTGCTGAAAGCTGTAAATGGCATTTCAAGGCAATGTCAATTAATGATTCGGCAATGTTCAAGATAAGAAGTTTCAGCCGTCAACACACATGCTGCCTAATGGACGAAACATTCATACAACGCAAACGTACTGCAGCAGTACTTGGTAGCATGGTCGTTCCAAAGTATTGTGATCCTAAGACTGTTTACACACCAAAGGACATACAAACTGACATGTTATCCGAACATGGACTGAACCTAAGCTACATGCAAGcatggagagcaaaggaaaaagCTTTACAGTTTTTGAGAGGGAATCCGTGTGACTCCTACAACaaattacccaaatatttttatattcttgagaagaattatccttgtTCTGTTGTTAAATTGAAGAAGGCAGCAGATGATTGCTTCTTATACGCATTTGTTGCTCTTTGTACATCAATAAATGGTTGGCAACATTGTAGGCCGGTAGTAGTGGTTGATGGGACATTCTTAAAGTCAGCCTACAGGGGGATTATGCTGACAACAAGCACCATGGATGCAGCAG GTACTATTTTTCCCTTGGCATATGCTGTGGTTGATTCTGAAAACGACGCGTCTTGGAAgtggttctttgagcaattcaaggaGGCATATGGTGAAACACCTTCAATGTGTGTTATTTCAGATAGGCATGAGAGTATACTGAAGGTAACATCAGTTGTCTATCCGGGCATGACACACTACTCTTGCATGTGGCATATATGGACAAATATAAGGTCAAAATTCAAGAAGGGACATCTACAATTACATGAATTGTACTTTGCTACAGCACGGTCATACACTctggatgaatttaatgaaaggatgTTGAAGATTGAAGAGGTAGACCTGCGTGTAAAGTCTTACCTATATGATATTGGCTATCATAGATGGTCAAGAGTACATGCAACGGTGAATAGAACTTTTACTATGACGTCAAACATTGCCGAGTCGTTGAATGCTGTAACAAAAGATGCAAGAGAGCTGCCaatatttgatatatttgagtatATGAGGACTCTTCTTGAACGTTGGACAAAAGAAAAGTTATCGAAGGCAAAGGGTACTTTCACATACCTTGGTCACAAATACAACAAAGAATTGGAAGACAACAGTACATTATCTCAGAAACTAAGG gtgagggcttcaacaGATCATATACATACTGTGTTAGATGGTGTGAAGCGGTACATTGTGTGTCTAGAAAACAAGAAATGTAGCTGTGGACAATTCCAACTTGATGAACTTCCATGTGTTCATGCTTTGGCAGCATTAAGGCATAGGAATGAAACATACGAAAACTATTGCTCTCCGTATTACACAAGGAAGAGCCTTCTGCTTACCTATGAAATGCCAGTAAATCCTCTTCCTGATGAAGGCAAATGGGATGTGCCACAACATATTTTGGATGAGGTAGTAAAGCCACCGGCGGGAGATAAAAGGCAACCAGGGAGACCTCACAAGGAAAGATATAAAACATTTGATGAAATAAAGTCAAAGAAATACAAGGTGTCATGTGGCAATTGTGGAGgtgaagggcataacaaaagaaCTTGCAAGAATGCGCCGAAAAAGAAATGA